A stretch of DNA from candidate division WOR-3 bacterium:
ATTTTTCTAAAAATTCTGTAATCATAATTTCTTTCCTTTGTTTTTTTTAAAACATCCTCACATATTTTTATGCATTCTTCAAAATCACCTCTTACAAAGTGAATCATTGCAATATTTTCCATAATTCCCCTTCTGCTTGATTCAGAAATATTCATTTTTTCTGAAAGAATATAAGAAGTATTGAAGTGTTTTAAAGCATCTTCATAATTTGAAAAATGAAAGGATATTATACCTCTTAAATTCTCTATCTTTGATTTTATATAAATATCAGTTTCTTTTTCTCCCTTTTCTGTAAGTTCATAGCCATTTTCTAAAATTTTTAGAGCAATGTTAAATTTTTTTCTGTTAAAATAATATAGAGCAACGGTAAAATAATAAAAACTGTGATATTCCTTTTCAAGAGTATTTAAATCAAAATTCTTATACACCTCTTTGATTGATTCTTCTTCATGTTTAACACAATAAACTCTTGCAAGAAGAATTTTAAAAAGATTATCTTCAATATCTTTAATCTTATCAATTTCCTTTAAATAAGATTCAATTTCAATAAGAATATACACATTCTCATAAAGAAAAACAAAATTTTTTCTAATAAATTTAAAAATTTCTTTTAAATTTTTTTTCTTTAGATTATAATCAAAAAATTTAACAATATCTTTCATTTTCGCAATCTGCTGTACCACGTTTCCAAAAAATTCTTAACTTTTTTATTTAGAAGTAATTCTCTATAAAAATAAAAATTTTCCTTATAAAATTCAAAAGTTTTTTTAAGAGCATCTTTAAATTTCCATTCAGGCTTAAAACCGAGTTCAAATATTTTCTTGCCATCCATTGAATATCTCCTGTCATGAGCAGGTCTATCCTTAATAAACTCAATCCCTTCCTCCTTATTTAATCCTCCTAATTTACAGATAAGTTCAGCGAGCCTGATGTTTTTTACTTCGGTGCTACCAGGTATGTTATACTCCTCACCAATTTTACCCTTTTTATAAACAAGGTATATAGCCTTTACAGCATCTTCTATATAAATCCAGCTTCTTTTCTGATTTCCATCTCCATAAAGGGGAATTTTTTCTTTCATCAATACCTTCATAATAGAAAGGGGTATAAATTTTTCAGGAAACTGTCTTTCTCCAAAAACATTAGCAGGTCTTACTATGATTACAGGTATTCTGTAAGTTTTATAATAAGAATAAACAATCCTATCAGCACTTGCCTTACTTGCAGAATATGGACTTGAGGGATAAAAAGGGTGATTTTCTTTTGCTTTTCCTTTTAAAATTTCCCCATAAACTTCATCTGTTGATATATGAATAAACTTTCCCTTTTCTCCGTGAATTTCTCTGAAAGTATCAATTAAAAAATAAGTTCCCAGTATATCTGTAAAAATGAATCTATGTGGATAAAGAATTGACCTATCAACATGGGTTTCTGCAGCAAAATGAAAAATATTATTTGAGTATTTCATAACAAGTTTTAATGGCTTTACATTTGTAACGGAAGCTACAAGAAGAAAAATCTTTTCCTCACCTTCAAGAAATTTTTTTATTTCTTTTTCGAGATCTTTTTCTTTCAAAACTTTATAATTACTTTTTAGAAAATTTTTTTTACCCTTGTAAATATCCTTGCCAAAGCCAGCATAAAAGATATTTTCCTCATTCAGATAAGGATAAAGGTTAAAAGGGTGGCCTGAATATTCAAGAGAATCATAGACAATTATTTTTGCATCCTTTTCCTTTTTTATCAAATATCTCACAAAATTAGAACCAATAAAACCAGCTCCACCTGTTACAAGGTAAATATTCATCTATAAAAGATAAAATTTTCTCCTTGTAAATTAAAAATTTTAACATTAAAGCCAAGATATTCACTAATAATTTCTTTTTTCTCAAAAATTTTATTTTTTTCCACAAAAAGCGTATTTCCATTTTCTTTTAGAAAAAGAAAATAATCAGAAAATTTAAGAGCAATATTAATATCATGTATTACAAAAATTAAATTTTTATTTTCTCTTTTAACAATATTCTTCATAATATTAAAAATTAAAAAGGTATTTTCAAAATCAAGATGAAGACTTGGCTCATCAAGGAGAATAAGTTCAGGGTCCTTAACAAGAGATCTTGCAAGAAGAACCTTTTGTTTCTGACCACCTGAAAGTTCTGTAAATTTTTTATTTTTTAATTCATAAATATCAAAAATTCTTAAAAAATAATCTAACTTTTCTTTATCAACTTTTGTATAAGGATAAAAACCGAGTTCAACCATTTCATAAACTGTAAAAGGAACATCAGATTCATAAAACTGGGGCAAATAGGAAATTTTTTTTGCCCTTTCAAGAGGATCCATTTTAAAAATATCTTTTCCATCAAAATTAATCTCACCTTTTAAGGGTTTTAATACACCGGAAAGAACCCTTAAAAGTGTTGTTTTACCTGTTCCATTTTTACCGAGAATTGAAAGAATATCACCCTTTTTTAAATAAAAGGAGACCCCCCTTAATACAGGGGGGTCTTTATAACCGGCGTAAATAGATTTTACCTCGATCTTGATTTTGGTTTTATCCTTTGTATATCCCTTTGTCTTTCAGATTCCTTTTTATTATTTTCAGTTTTTTCCTTGTAAGGAGTGTAAAATTTTCCTTCCCTATCCCTTAATCTTTTAAAGAATTTATCAGTTATTCCGTCACCATCTCTATCAAGAGTATCTCTTTTAACTTTATAAATTATTTCACTTTTGAGCTCTACCCTTTTAGATTTTGATGATTCTGACTTTTTATTAATCTCTATTGAATGAAGTAGAAAAGGTGCAATAAGTAAGATTAAAATTTTTTTCATCTCCTTGTCCTTTTTGTTTCTGATTTATTTTGAGGCAAAACTCCACCTTTTTTCAAATCAGTTTCAACTTTTTCCCTGTGAATTCTGGCTCCTTGTTCTCTTTGAATTCTACTTTCTCTTTCCTTTCTTAACTCCTGGCTTTTTATAGGATTAGAAACTCTTTTTCTGTAATCTTCTGATTCTTCCTTTTCCATCTCTTTATTCTCTTTTACTTTTTTGATATCTGACTCATAAATATTTTTTCCTTCATATTCCTTATATTCCCTTTTCCTTTCAACTTCAGTTTCTCTGATTCTTTTTTGTTCATGTTCTGGTCGAGTCTTTATTTCTCCTTTAGATTCCCTTATTCTTTCTTTTTCCATGTCCTTCCTGATTTCTCTTTTTTCAATCATCTCCCTTACAGGTTTACCTTCCACAACCCCTTTTTCTCTTACTCTTATCCTTGTTTCCTTTTCTATTTCCTGGAGACGGGTTCTTTTTTCAGGTGTAATTTCTCTTGTAAATTCCCACCTTGTTCTTATTCTGTATCTGGGAGGTGCATATTTTACATACCTTGGAACATAAACATATCTATATTCATAAACTCTTATTTCATATAAGGGACAAAAATCAAAATAAAAATGAACAAAAACATGCGGATGATGGCAATCGTAGCAATACCATGGTGCCGGATGATATACATAATACCTTGGAATTACATAATAACTTGTCCATGCGCCAAAATAAACCCTTGGAAACCAGAAGGGTGGTCTGAAACTGAAAACGAGAGCAAATCTTATATCATCATAATCATAATATATATAAGATTCAGGAGGCAGAGGTTCAAAACAATCAAGGGGCATATCATAAATTGGATAGGGAACAACAACAGCATAAATATATTCAATACCTGGATCATAAGAAGAAGTCCATTCAATATCATCGTAAAAATCATCGGGTAAAACATAATGGACACCTGCATGTATATATACAGGTCTTCCGGCAGGAAATATTAATTTAGTTCTTCCATTGGGGTCAATATTATATAAGTAAAGATAACCATCTACTTTTGAAATAACATTAATTTTTAATCTTTCACCAGCTGTATATATAGACTTTGGACCACCTTCAACCCAGACATCCACCATCCCTGCCTTTAAGGCAAGGAATTGGAAAGCTAATATTAAAATTAACTTTTTCATTTCATACCTCCTTATTTAATTTTAAGGGGTTTGAACCCTTCAGAGGGTAAAGAAAGCTCCCTATTTCCCTCGTCTATTTGATAAGCCCACTCAAAAGCTAATTTATTACCTAAACTCAAAACTCTTATTTT
This window harbors:
- a CDS encoding DUF4384 domain-containing protein, coding for MKKLILILAFQFLALKAGMVDVWVEGGPKSIYTAGERLKINVISKVDGYLYLYNIDPNGRTKLIFPAGRPVYIHAGVHYVLPDDFYDDIEWTSSYDPGIEYIYAVVVPYPIYDMPLDCFEPLPPESYIYYDYDDIRFALVFSFRPPFWFPRVYFGAWTSYYVIPRYYVYHPAPWYCYDCHHPHVFVHFYFDFCPLYEIRVYEYRYVYVPRYVKYAPPRYRIRTRWEFTREITPEKRTRLQEIEKETRIRVREKGVVEGKPVREMIEKREIRKDMEKERIRESKGEIKTRPEHEQKRIRETEVERKREYKEYEGKNIYESDIKKVKENKEMEKEESEDYRKRVSNPIKSQELRKERESRIQREQGARIHREKVETDLKKGGVLPQNKSETKRTRR
- a CDS encoding tetratricopeptide repeat protein, with protein sequence MKDIVKFFDYNLKKKNLKEIFKFIRKNFVFLYENVYILIEIESYLKEIDKIKDIEDNLFKILLARVYCVKHEEESIKEVYKNFDLNTLEKEYHSFYYFTVALYYFNRKKFNIALKILENGYELTEKGEKETDIYIKSKIENLRGIISFHFSNYEDALKHFNTSYILSEKMNISESSRRGIMENIAMIHFVRGDFEECIKICEDVLKKTKERNYDYRIFRKISASFLNLGDFEKAEKFIIEALKNIEKFKGPEFYKIFIYIDYIDILINKNKFREAEKYVKKLVKFRNKYCFMDINSNIDLTLIKYFLIKEEFEKVQEFLTNFKGSDNHLFLSEYFLYSAIFYYYKKDFLKAEEYYRKASYIAPEFSFISKLINFIYSFYLLSKGDKNFIELTLKQNLPSVFEDFFNDKGKFKSDLTHIDIIKRFSRFFI
- a CDS encoding GDP-mannose 4,6-dehydratase, whose amino-acid sequence is MNIYLVTGGAGFIGSNFVRYLIKKEKDAKIIVYDSLEYSGHPFNLYPYLNEENIFYAGFGKDIYKGKKNFLKSNYKVLKEKDLEKEIKKFLEGEEKIFLLVASVTNVKPLKLVMKYSNNIFHFAAETHVDRSILYPHRFIFTDILGTYFLIDTFREIHGEKGKFIHISTDEVYGEILKGKAKENHPFYPSSPYSASKASADRIVYSYYKTYRIPVIIVRPANVFGERQFPEKFIPLSIMKVLMKEKIPLYGDGNQKRSWIYIEDAVKAIYLVYKKGKIGEEYNIPGSTEVKNIRLAELICKLGGLNKEEGIEFIKDRPAHDRRYSMDGKKIFELGFKPEWKFKDALKKTFEFYKENFYFYRELLLNKKVKNFLETWYSRLRK
- a CDS encoding ABC transporter ATP-binding protein — translated: MKIEVKSIYAGYKDPPVLRGVSFYLKKGDILSILGKNGTGKTTLLRVLSGVLKPLKGEINFDGKDIFKMDPLERAKKISYLPQFYESDVPFTVYEMVELGFYPYTKVDKEKLDYFLRIFDIYELKNKKFTELSGGQKQKVLLARSLVKDPELILLDEPSLHLDFENTFLIFNIMKNIVKRENKNLIFVIHDINIALKFSDYFLFLKENGNTLFVEKNKIFEKKEIISEYLGFNVKIFNLQGENFIFYR